Proteins from a genomic interval of Clostridium scatologenes:
- a CDS encoding alpha/beta hydrolase yields MENKAELLKEILIPLLSLNKTIKIVLVFVLIAILFLEIFSVYIVIKFSHPKSINFHPNIESYGIKNYKNVIFNSFNDNIKLNGCLIKNDNSKKTVIICHGYGDSKFIVGGRTPSSAKIDTLQLSKIFLKEGYNTFLFDFRGHGNYAGRDGVTIGFKEQQDILGAINFIKSKNIGDIIGVIGFSMGASTALSSIDKTNDINFVIADSPFSDLKTYLHYNMKFWTGLPDFPFVPMVLLNFKLIYRVNYNNVSPVNSVSKSKIPVLLIHGKKDTTIPYTESLKIKKSFKNSKSKLVSFSDSIHIGSYFIYPKKYEV; encoded by the coding sequence ATGGAAAATAAAGCTGAATTATTAAAAGAAATTTTAATTCCACTTTTAAGCTTAAATAAAACTATAAAAATAGTTTTAGTTTTCGTATTAATTGCTATTTTATTTTTAGAAATTTTTTCAGTTTATATTGTAATTAAATTTAGTCATCCTAAATCAATAAACTTTCATCCTAATATCGAAAGCTATGGAATAAAAAATTATAAAAATGTAATTTTTAATAGTTTTAATGACAATATAAAATTAAATGGTTGTCTTATAAAAAATGACAACAGTAAAAAAACTGTTATAATATGCCATGGATATGGAGATTCTAAATTTATAGTTGGTGGGAGAACTCCTTCTTCTGCAAAAATAGATACTCTTCAGTTATCCAAAATATTTTTAAAAGAAGGATATAACACTTTTTTATTTGATTTCAGAGGTCATGGTAATTATGCCGGAAGAGATGGAGTTACTATTGGTTTTAAAGAACAACAAGATATTTTAGGAGCTATAAATTTTATAAAATCAAAAAATATTGGAGATATCATAGGAGTTATAGGATTTTCTATGGGAGCCTCTACTGCATTAAGCTCTATAGATAAAACAAATGATATAAATTTCGTTATTGCAGATTCACCTTTTAGTGATTTGAAAACTTATTTACATTATAATATGAAGTTTTGGACAGGTCTTCCTGATTTTCCTTTCGTTCCCATGGTATTATTGAATTTTAAGCTCATTTATAGAGTTAACTACAATAATGTAAGTCCCGTGAATAGCGTTAGTAAGTCTAAAATACCTGTACTTTTGATACATGGAAAAAAAGATACTACAATTCCTTACACTGAAAGCTTAAAAATAAAAAAATCCTTTAAAAATAGTAAAAGCAAATTAGTTAGCTTTTCTGACTCAATACATATAGGTTCATATTTTATATATCCAAAAAAGTATGAAGTATGA
- a CDS encoding acylphosphatase, which yields MSRYFIEVFGRVQGVGFRYFVEYTARAFHITGWVKNSEGGSVLIEAQGMNDNVTLFINEVKKGNRFAKVEDITCREIELISKEKNFRVIY from the coding sequence ATGAGTAGATATTTTATTGAAGTATTTGGAAGAGTACAAGGAGTGGGATTTAGATATTTTGTAGAATATACTGCAAGAGCTTTTCACATAACAGGATGGGTAAAGAATTCTGAGGGTGGAAGTGTTCTGATTGAAGCGCAGGGAATGAATGATAATGTGACTTTGTTTATAAATGAGGTTAAAAAAGGTAATAGATTTGCTAAAGTTGAAGATATAACCTGTAGAGAAATAGAGCTTATTAGTAAAGAAAAGAATTTTAGAGTTATTTACTAA
- a CDS encoding SoxR reducing system RseC family protein: MKTEQEKIFENVINKKTEESPEKTETKKTNMLLAAFMMFILPIMLVFLGVFLGGYIGKSIGTSIRTFQIAGGVVAFILSVIIIKLFDKSAVLDKDAEVIHWDDM; the protein is encoded by the coding sequence ATGAAAACAGAACAAGAAAAGATATTTGAAAATGTAATTAACAAAAAAACTGAGGAATCACCAGAAAAAACAGAAACAAAAAAAACCAATATGTTATTAGCTGCTTTTATGATGTTTATTTTACCAATAATGCTTGTGTTTTTGGGTGTATTTTTAGGGGGATATATAGGAAAATCTATAGGAACATCTATTAGAACTTTTCAGATTGCAGGTGGAGTAGTTGCTTTTATTTTATCTGTTATAATCATAAAATTATTTGATAAGTCTGCTGTGTTAGATAAAGATGCAGAAGTAATTCATTGGGATGACATGTAA